One region of Termitidicoccus mucosus genomic DNA includes:
- a CDS encoding TonB-dependent siderophore receptor: protein MSPFEVQTERDQGFVAASMLTGGRLATDLKDTPIAYTVLTREFIDAMQLADLSEMHEWSTNTQSTKRDGTQYGTGETVSIRSRGIGTSIQKNFFPVNYNFDGYNLERLDLARGPNAVLFGSNSLGGAVNSITKRALIGKRKLDVRAAYGSWGNLRTTLDYNQPVGKNLSFRANALWQERDGWRTTDYSETKGLTLAGTLKLSKGTEIRMEVEQGKMKRSITANFMDQLSGWDGVSSVDTYNVLPGDRTLTGINKITNTGRGRLIYTPALDGRLINYANWGQTFGAGAYTGSLVAGVPFAGMNPNISGRNIREQQNLPADLYDNAINNSYFRIPRREFSSFTNEPIYGVDNDSYTVSLTQQIGRNFFMELALNRQSERVTTDMGISRGMANVYIDVNKKTPEGDDNPNYLQPYAQHDSNPSIKDRDRVNARVALGYVLDAGAVGNFTFSLMGGVSNAREVSELYWYALRAGDDPTKWTDYNGSTAIAFRYYFYTDQPRTRPMPDTWRYVDPVAGTTADTPAGQVRDFTNSAQNQISEIDYTYIQVATNAKLLNNRLSLVLAARHDRYKTRQEALDWLGNFPLDWNGTDWQAKPAAPASYGSLTYRLRDADGIPYGPELPADVRPRDPQGARAADMRYADDHFQDDYSPPGQKGGVTTVSVGTVWHATRHISPFVNFAQSFVPPQGDFRLNGSLAKHVSSQGWDAGLRFTLLGGRAVATASYYQGLEKNARASTTGFGAELPRILKARPLEGGYQYNKYLPLLPTGFSDFANRETEGFEFELTANLAKNWRLLFNAALPRTWDTNGHKDSFAYYNANKATLIQIIRDAGGVFDAAEKFASTGPGMDTDGQTAVTAWNTIQNTIDAYSARMPTTRVSEVTANLFTDYAFSRGFLKGVTIGGGFNYRGKQPIGFKGADTIAEPDNPGAAIDDPSVGKDDAVYLDGYYLATLAISYKRRIFKNKAELVISLNVNNALDYDKPVYYDTIMRPPGGDVSTPARVATPNNYYWETPRNFLLTARLLF, encoded by the coding sequence ATGAGCCCGTTCGAGGTGCAGACCGAGCGCGATCAGGGCTTCGTCGCCGCCAGCATGCTGACCGGGGGCAGGCTCGCCACCGACTTGAAGGACACCCCCATCGCCTATACTGTGCTCACCAGGGAGTTCATTGATGCCATGCAACTGGCCGACCTGTCCGAAATGCACGAGTGGTCAACCAATACCCAGTCCACCAAGCGCGACGGCACCCAATATGGCACCGGCGAGACCGTCAGCATCCGCTCCCGCGGCATCGGCACCAGCATCCAGAAAAACTTCTTTCCCGTTAACTATAATTTCGATGGTTATAATCTTGAGCGCCTCGACCTCGCCCGGGGGCCCAACGCCGTCCTGTTCGGATCGAACTCGCTGGGCGGGGCGGTGAATAGCATAACCAAGCGGGCATTGATCGGAAAAAGGAAGCTGGATGTTCGCGCGGCCTACGGCTCGTGGGGAAACCTGCGAACCACGCTGGATTATAATCAGCCGGTGGGGAAAAACCTGTCCTTTCGTGCCAACGCGCTTTGGCAGGAGCGCGACGGCTGGCGCACGACAGATTACTCGGAAACCAAGGGGCTGACGCTGGCGGGAACCTTGAAACTCTCGAAGGGGACGGAAATCCGCATGGAGGTGGAGCAGGGCAAAATGAAACGCTCGATAACCGCCAATTTCATGGACCAACTCAGTGGCTGGGACGGGGTGTCCTCGGTGGACACCTACAACGTCCTGCCGGGGGACCGCACCCTCACAGGCATAAACAAAATTACGAACACCGGGCGAGGCCGGCTCATCTACACGCCCGCGCTGGACGGACGTCTCATCAACTATGCCAACTGGGGGCAGACATTTGGCGCTGGCGCCTATACCGGCTCGCTGGTGGCTGGCGTGCCGTTTGCCGGCATGAATCCGAACATCAGCGGGAGAAACATCCGGGAGCAGCAGAACCTGCCGGCGGACTTGTATGACAACGCCATCAACAATTCTTATTTTCGCATCCCCAGACGCGAGTTTTCCTCGTTCACCAACGAGCCCATCTATGGCGTGGACAACGACAGCTATACCGTGTCCCTGACACAGCAAATCGGGCGCAATTTCTTCATGGAGCTGGCTCTCAACCGGCAGTCCGAGCGCGTCACCACCGACATGGGAATATCGCGCGGCATGGCCAATGTGTATATTGATGTGAATAAAAAGACGCCCGAGGGCGATGATAATCCGAACTATCTCCAGCCCTACGCCCAGCACGATTCAAACCCGAGCATCAAGGACCGGGACCGTGTGAACGCGCGCGTGGCCTTGGGTTATGTGCTGGACGCCGGGGCGGTCGGAAACTTCACCTTCAGCCTCATGGGCGGCGTGTCAAACGCGCGGGAGGTTTCCGAATTGTATTGGTATGCACTCCGGGCGGGCGACGACCCGACCAAATGGACCGACTACAACGGCTCCACGGCCATCGCCTTCCGGTATTATTTTTACACCGACCAGCCCCGGACACGCCCGATGCCCGACACATGGCGGTATGTCGATCCCGTGGCGGGTACGACGGCGGACACGCCGGCGGGGCAGGTGCGCGACTTTACCAACTCGGCCCAAAACCAAATCAGTGAAATTGATTACACCTACATTCAGGTCGCGACCAACGCCAAGCTGCTCAACAACCGGCTGAGCCTCGTGCTCGCCGCCCGGCACGATCGCTACAAGACTCGACAGGAGGCCCTCGACTGGCTGGGGAACTTCCCACTCGACTGGAACGGGACGGACTGGCAGGCCAAGCCGGCGGCGCCGGCCAGCTATGGCTCGCTAACCTACCGGCTGCGCGACGCCGACGGGATTCCCTACGGGCCCGAGTTGCCGGCCGATGTCAGGCCAAGGGACCCGCAGGGTGCGAGGGCGGCGGACATGCGCTATGCCGACGATCACTTTCAAGATGATTATTCACCGCCCGGCCAGAAAGGAGGCGTCACGACCGTCTCCGTGGGAACAGTGTGGCATGCGACCCGGCATATCAGCCCGTTTGTGAATTTCGCCCAGTCGTTTGTGCCCCCGCAGGGAGACTTTCGGCTTAACGGCAGCTTGGCGAAGCACGTGTCTTCCCAAGGCTGGGATGCCGGCCTGCGGTTCACCCTGCTGGGGGGCCGCGCGGTGGCCACCGCGAGTTATTATCAGGGACTTGAGAAGAACGCGCGCGCCTCAACCACCGGGTTTGGTGCCGAGCTGCCCAGGATTCTCAAGGCGCGCCCCTTGGAAGGGGGGTATCAATATAATAAATACCTGCCCCTACTGCCCACGGGTTTCAGTGATTTTGCCAACCGGGAGACCGAGGGATTTGAATTTGAGCTTACGGCCAATCTCGCGAAAAACTGGCGACTGCTTTTCAACGCCGCCCTCCCCAGGACATGGGACACCAACGGACACAAGGACAGTTTTGCCTATTACAACGCAAACAAGGCCACGTTGATACAAATCATCCGCGATGCAGGCGGTGTGTTTGATGCTGCCGAGAAATTTGCTTCCACCGGGCCGGGCATGGATACGGACGGGCAGACGGCTGTCACCGCTTGGAACACGATTCAAAACACCATTGATGCCTATTCCGCCCGCATGCCCACCACGCGCGTGTCCGAGGTGACGGCGAACCTGTTCACCGACTATGCCTTTTCCCGCGGATTCCTGAAGGGCGTCACCATCGGGGGTGGATTTAATTACCGGGGAAAACAGCCGATTGGTTTCAAGGGCGCGGACACCATCGCGGAGCCGGACAATCCGGGCGCCGCGATTGACGATCCTTCCGTGGGCAAGGACGACGCGGTTTACTTGGACGGTTATTATCTGGCCACGCTGGCGATTTCCTACAAGCGGAGGATTTTCAAGAACAAGGCGGAGCTGGTCATCTCCCTTAATGTGAACAACGCGCTGGATTACGACAAACCGGTTTATTACGACACCATCATGAGGCCGCCCGGTGGCGATGTGTCAACCCCGGCGCGCGTCGCCACTCCAAACAATTATTATTGGGAGACGCCGCGCAACTTTCTCTTGACCGCGAGGCTCTTGTTCTAA
- a CDS encoding sugar phosphate isomerase/epimerase family protein: MQESLARYARLGVVYHMLYSRCMSDPDYHVATLEKFLRRTDIETFDFCLPYGSERQARLVPSIKASGMQNIVYATHLVPLRKISFASDSYFEQAQMRMIIADMVEQAGACGCSGFIFASGGPAYARGAQANHDAFYDFCCWLCEALAKHNIDALLEPFDYDFDKSYLYGPLDKNIELVERVARNFPNIGIELDIAHLPLMREELVSSIRRSAKWLKRVHLGNCVMKDTADPFYGDRHPPVGYPGGEIDVPQLQIALQALLDTGFLSTKKRGDVVLELNPFPGRSEDESVVDNFQRVSLAWQAVRSSPIA; encoded by the coding sequence ATGCAAGAATCACTCGCCCGTTATGCCCGTCTCGGGGTTGTCTATCACATGCTGTATTCGCGCTGCATGTCCGACCCAGATTATCATGTCGCCACGCTGGAAAAGTTTCTCCGGCGCACCGACATCGAAACCTTTGATTTCTGCCTGCCCTATGGCAGCGAGCGCCAGGCTCGTCTGGTCCCCTCCATCAAAGCCAGTGGCATGCAAAATATCGTTTATGCCACGCATCTTGTGCCATTGAGAAAGATATCTTTCGCTTCGGATTCCTATTTCGAGCAGGCGCAGATGCGCATGATCATCGCCGACATGGTGGAGCAGGCCGGCGCGTGCGGCTGCTCCGGTTTTATCTTCGCCTCGGGCGGCCCCGCTTACGCCAGGGGCGCGCAGGCCAACCATGACGCGTTTTATGATTTTTGCTGCTGGCTGTGCGAGGCGCTTGCGAAGCACAATATCGACGCACTGCTGGAGCCGTTCGACTACGATTTCGACAAGTCGTATTTATACGGACCGCTGGATAAAAACATCGAATTGGTCGAGCGTGTGGCGCGGAATTTTCCCAATATCGGCATTGAGCTCGATATCGCGCACCTTCCGCTCATGCGCGAGGAACTCGTCAGCTCGATCCGGCGTTCAGCCAAATGGCTGAAACGAGTGCATCTCGGCAACTGCGTCATGAAAGACACCGCCGATCCTTTCTACGGCGACCGGCACCCTCCGGTTGGTTATCCGGGAGGCGAGATCGATGTGCCGCAGTTGCAGATCGCCTTGCAGGCGCTTTTGGACACCGGGTTTCTGTCCACGAAAAAGCGCGGTGACGTGGTGCTGGAGCTTAATCCATTCCCCGGAAGATCAGAGGATGAGTCGGTCGTGGACAATTTCCAGCGTGTCAGTCTTGCCTGGCAGGCGGTCAGATCCTCCCCAATTGCATAG
- a CDS encoding HpcH/HpaI aldolase family protein codes for MFNGSELRLRKALDEKEPIIGSWIQTSSPTCAEILANAGFAWLGIDCEHTSVGIQGVESIARAIHGRDTALLVRVSRADTIEIRQCLDVGAAGVIVPMVETAAQARTAVAAAKYPPDGVRGYCFGRMNDWGSSFDEYATTANKSVVVIAMIETKAGVDNIEEILAVQGIDGIFIGPYDMSGSYGVPGQTQHPYLKKAYASLVDACRRHGKVAGQHIVNSTREKLNEAVALGYTFICLDADIILINQSARTAMETARKSFTLK; via the coding sequence ATGTTCAACGGATCTGAATTGCGCCTGCGCAAGGCGCTTGATGAAAAAGAACCTATCATTGGTTCCTGGATACAGACCTCGTCCCCCACCTGTGCCGAAATACTGGCAAATGCGGGTTTCGCGTGGCTTGGCATAGATTGCGAGCACACATCGGTCGGCATTCAGGGGGTGGAGAGTATCGCGCGGGCCATCCATGGACGCGACACCGCCTTGCTTGTGCGCGTAAGCAGGGCCGATACCATCGAAATCCGCCAGTGCCTTGATGTGGGGGCGGCGGGAGTGATCGTGCCCATGGTGGAGACCGCCGCCCAGGCCCGCACCGCCGTGGCGGCCGCCAAGTATCCGCCGGACGGCGTGCGCGGCTACTGCTTCGGACGCATGAATGACTGGGGATCGAGTTTTGATGAATATGCCACGACAGCCAACAAAAGCGTGGTCGTCATCGCGATGATCGAAACCAAGGCGGGAGTGGACAATATCGAGGAGATACTCGCCGTTCAGGGTATCGACGGCATTTTTATCGGACCTTACGATATGAGCGGCTCCTACGGTGTTCCGGGCCAGACCCAGCATCCCTATCTGAAAAAAGCCTATGCGTCGCTGGTCGACGCCTGCCGCCGCCACGGGAAGGTCGCCGGGCAGCACATCGTCAACTCGACCCGTGAGAAATTGAACGAGGCCGTGGCGCTCGGCTATACTTTCATCTGTCTGGATGCTGACATCATTTTGATAAACCAGTCGGCCCGGACCGCCATGGAAACGGCAAGAAAATCATTCACCCTCAAATAA
- a CDS encoding M55 family metallopeptidase, with protein sequence MKKRNFHIRCDMEGVAGIVGMPQVTPGASEYAQGREWFMQELLALVEGLLEGGAGEVSIYDEHWFGRNIDVARLPRGVRAFCGKPPYRADWAGGLGAACDGLILQGFHSMEGAGHLLSHTYEPDFKAIYINGNLVGEIGMETAIAGDFGVPLVLVAADSAGTEEARGLVPGVVTVETKISRAPFGGECFALADVLGRLRAAAVALARQPPATAPWKLGPVGLVCAFKPGAYLDELRRQAGGLFISDDSIRIDASSVTAAWADYWQLKLRVQAKL encoded by the coding sequence ATGAAAAAGCGAAATTTTCACATCCGTTGTGACATGGAGGGCGTTGCCGGCATCGTCGGTATGCCACAGGTGACCCCTGGCGCGTCGGAGTACGCGCAGGGCCGGGAGTGGTTCATGCAGGAGCTGCTCGCGCTGGTGGAGGGTCTGCTGGAGGGCGGGGCGGGGGAGGTGTCAATTTACGACGAGCATTGGTTCGGGCGGAACATAGACGTCGCGCGCCTGCCGCGCGGCGTGCGCGCGTTCTGCGGAAAACCGCCCTATCGCGCGGACTGGGCCGGCGGGCTTGGCGCCGCTTGCGACGGGTTGATTTTGCAGGGTTTTCACTCCATGGAGGGCGCGGGACACCTGCTCAGCCACACTTACGAGCCGGACTTCAAGGCGATTTATATAAATGGAAACCTGGTCGGGGAAATCGGCATGGAAACGGCCATCGCGGGCGATTTCGGCGTGCCGTTGGTGCTGGTGGCCGCTGATTCGGCCGGCACGGAGGAAGCCAGGGGGCTCGTCCCCGGCGTTGTCACCGTGGAGACCAAGATTTCCCGGGCTCCGTTTGGCGGGGAGTGCTTCGCGCTGGCGGATGTCCTCGGGCGGCTCCGCGCCGCCGCCGTCGCGCTTGCCAGGCAGCCGCCCGCCACCGCGCCGTGGAAACTAGGCCCGGTCGGATTGGTCTGCGCGTTCAAGCCCGGCGCCTATCTCGATGAGCTCCGACGACAGGCGGGTGGTTTGTTCATATCCGATGATTCAATCCGCATCGACGCGTCTTCTGTGACCGCTGCATGGGCGGACTACTGGCAGCTCAAGCTCAGGGTGCAGGCAAAACTATAA
- a CDS encoding autotransporter outer membrane beta-barrel domain-containing protein: protein MKKAIHSGTPSASRRSRASVFAPSLLASLLALVWPADAQPVLIDQDTTLSDRLTVGGSSFEYRVADGATLTFRGESNDQGGSFNINAVAGSLIIGPSGSTGRTVFTSLSANSGGAIYKSGFLSLTNVDFIGNRSTRAYAAAAGGGAILVNSGTAIVTGGTFAGNRAVSRGGAILMPSAASLILNNVTFTDNWAGHTGGGVSLGNAGSYVEINLTGDGGRDYYSYTGNTAGNIATAGGVTAEQVINNIAPVSNASVGNFFHVGAAGARLVFNIAGGMTLALGAPGAADRHADSLGGANGSFITKNGAGDLVLHGENRAFQSTFAINEGRVLLGNTAANLGHANGRVTVAAGATFGGLGAINLSATIASGATLQVGLDDATAAGTLNDSTTLALDNGARIALDLFPGNTADRLAITGTGQIVQTGTVTLALGLTTAGQNFTLATWTGAGLDLARLVLDADGARNSATTADLALSGSSLVLLSNTTYGLALHWTGSADGVWRNGAAGWSDGAAPGAEATHFLTGDSVTFGDAAAMDKRAVRLAGAGVTVSEMNVTAASGTYAFTGSGGIRVTSASALAESKITGSGTSGKLIKTGAGALVFENTGGNLFGGGIQIGVAGGAGGVIQFNDTDQLGAASGTILFDGSGTLRAAPGAGGTLAARLEITAGATAGIDVQDAAATFRADSVIVGTAAANFIKTGSGALVLGADNLASFTGSTAVAAGRLLLDVPAKLGGSLQVAGGAVFGGAGGADAVSLADGGGLQIGMPGAQTAETLAMRKLTLADSAVMNFNIISGAADPAASVNSRLVADELEVLSAGAGASLVIDVSRLIDGNYTLAEFGSVTGGLAALAGGAVVRDNGRVLSDRETGTVSVAGGTLSLYMENARSEVITWTGGGVTWSAGKQWESGAAPISFARGDSVVFDGTADAAHVNDRNITIDATMVTVAEMRVTGTANYRFNGGGIEIDATSQTGTEFTPAGGGFIKEGAGTVVFENAANSFTDGMRVMDGTVLFANTANIFADGIDLRGGIVAFDRAEQIDTSGTAIVFTAGGALQAMADIAALPNKIEALPGATGTLNTQAFSVKHTGALSAPGETAVLVKTGAGRLVLAGDSAAYAGTVRVGEGAILLNGGVLGGKINVEAGAVFGGVGHAPNVVEILAGGSVRAGGITGDGTEHLRIGNVILNNGAALAGSGTLTVDTEIATSATAAFNITSGDRLVFSGSITGTGVLEKRGKGIFVLGATAVISADSIIMKEGELHLSGGVPLRIARALTLETTLDALSDTAVKLRAPADATIELLPGAVLTNRGAIYVGRAAGATDFKTLTVNGAYHGDGGAVVLRIAGNGSTVADKLQLNGTVSGTTWLKLDYVSGTAAPPLTAAEIQTITLVDGGDFDSGAVFQTGDSGAIRVADDPYLWGYVKSATEHGWRTTLDPVAPALTGLDTTALLMGKASMDALSRRISSARGVEKTNDSGGIWVNALYRYDKIDTGLYQGARGHIKGMQAGGEWRGHGDTAGAAVGVFVDYINANMDQAGGASEADTESDGLGLYASVTAGNWYADAVFRRSREDYQVLVPGAAEFSTTGHSRAVSAELGYLIAGRENVVPFVQTVWQDHDIEDASDSFGRAYRISGANSLEVRAGARTVHEFSFWKNCRGFLYAQAAVLYECKGKSRVRVGDYVFDSDLAGVGGMVDLGMSLQFGKHMHIGLSGAAELCEQRKGYTANLTIGYTW from the coding sequence ATGAAAAAAGCCATCCATTCCGGAACCCCGTCGGCATCCCGCCGCTCCCGCGCGTCCGTCTTCGCGCCGTCGCTGCTGGCCTCCCTCCTCGCGCTCGTATGGCCGGCGGATGCCCAGCCGGTTCTCATTGATCAGGACACCACCCTTTCCGACCGCCTGACCGTGGGCGGCTCCAGCTTCGAATACCGCGTCGCCGACGGCGCCACGCTCACCTTCCGCGGCGAGTCCAACGATCAGGGCGGCTCCTTCAACATCAACGCTGTCGCCGGCTCGCTGATCATCGGACCCTCCGGATCCACTGGCCGCACCGTGTTCACCTCCTTGTCCGCCAACAGCGGCGGTGCCATCTACAAGTCCGGCTTTCTCTCGCTCACCAATGTTGACTTCATCGGCAACCGCAGCACCCGCGCCTATGCCGCCGCCGCCGGTGGTGGCGCCATCCTTGTAAACAGCGGCACCGCCATCGTCACCGGCGGCACTTTCGCCGGCAACCGCGCCGTCTCGCGCGGCGGCGCCATCCTCATGCCATCCGCCGCCTCCCTTATCCTCAACAATGTCACCTTCACCGATAACTGGGCCGGCCACACCGGCGGCGGTGTCTCCCTCGGCAACGCCGGCAGCTACGTCGAAATCAACCTGACCGGCGACGGCGGCCGCGATTATTATTCCTACACCGGCAACACCGCCGGCAACATCGCCACCGCCGGAGGCGTCACCGCCGAGCAGGTCATCAACAACATCGCGCCCGTCTCCAACGCCAGCGTCGGCAATTTCTTCCACGTCGGCGCCGCCGGTGCCCGGCTCGTGTTTAACATCGCCGGCGGCATGACCCTCGCGCTCGGCGCGCCCGGCGCCGCCGACCGCCACGCCGACTCCCTCGGCGGCGCCAATGGATCCTTCATCACCAAAAACGGCGCCGGCGACCTCGTCCTCCACGGCGAAAACCGCGCCTTCCAGAGCACCTTTGCCATCAACGAGGGCCGCGTCCTCCTCGGCAACACCGCCGCCAACCTCGGCCACGCCAACGGACGGGTCACCGTCGCCGCCGGCGCCACCTTCGGCGGCCTCGGTGCCATCAATCTCTCCGCCACCATCGCCAGCGGCGCCACTCTCCAGGTCGGCCTCGACGACGCCACCGCCGCCGGCACCCTCAACGACAGCACCACCCTCGCCCTCGACAACGGCGCCCGCATCGCCCTCGACCTCTTCCCCGGCAACACCGCCGACCGCCTCGCCATCACCGGCACCGGGCAGATTGTCCAGACCGGCACCGTCACCCTCGCCCTCGGCCTCACCACCGCCGGCCAAAACTTCACCCTCGCCACTTGGACCGGTGCCGGCCTCGACCTCGCCCGCCTTGTCCTCGATGCCGACGGTGCGCGCAACAGCGCCACCACCGCCGACCTCGCCCTCTCCGGCAGCTCCCTCGTCCTCCTGAGCAACACCACCTACGGCCTCGCCCTCCACTGGACCGGCTCCGCCGACGGCGTCTGGCGCAACGGCGCCGCCGGCTGGAGCGATGGCGCGGCCCCCGGCGCGGAGGCCACGCATTTCCTCACCGGCGACAGCGTGACTTTCGGCGACGCCGCCGCCATGGACAAACGCGCCGTCCGCCTCGCCGGTGCCGGCGTCACCGTCTCCGAGATGAACGTCACCGCCGCCAGCGGCACCTATGCGTTTACCGGCTCGGGCGGCATCCGCGTCACCAGTGCGAGTGCGCTGGCTGAAAGCAAGATCACCGGCAGCGGCACCAGCGGAAAATTGATAAAAACCGGAGCCGGCGCGCTCGTGTTTGAAAACACCGGCGGAAATCTGTTCGGCGGCGGCATCCAGATCGGCGTCGCCGGCGGGGCGGGCGGCGTCATCCAATTCAACGACACCGACCAGCTTGGCGCGGCCAGCGGCACCATCTTGTTTGATGGCAGCGGCACCCTGCGCGCGGCCCCCGGCGCTGGCGGCACCCTCGCCGCGCGACTCGAAATCACCGCCGGTGCCACCGCCGGGATTGATGTCCAGGATGCCGCCGCGACCTTCCGCGCCGACTCCGTGATTGTCGGCACGGCAGCGGCGAATTTTATAAAAACCGGCTCCGGCGCGCTTGTGCTCGGTGCCGACAACCTCGCGTCGTTCACCGGCTCCACCGCGGTCGCGGCGGGCCGGCTGCTCCTCGACGTCCCGGCTAAGCTCGGCGGCTCCCTCCAAGTCGCCGGCGGTGCCGTGTTCGGTGGTGCCGGCGGGGCGGACGCCGTGAGTCTTGCCGACGGCGGCGGCCTGCAAATCGGGATGCCGGGCGCGCAAACCGCCGAGACGCTGGCCATGCGCAAGCTCACGCTGGCCGACAGCGCCGTGATGAACTTTAATATCATTTCCGGCGCCGCCGATCCGGCGGCGAGCGTGAACTCACGGCTCGTGGCGGACGAACTCGAAGTGCTCTCCGCCGGTGCCGGCGCCAGCCTGGTCATCGACGTGAGCCGCCTCATCGACGGCAACTACACCCTCGCCGAATTTGGCTCCGTCACCGGCGGCCTTGCCGCCCTCGCTGGCGGCGCTGTCGTGCGGGACAACGGGCGCGTGCTCAGCGACCGCGAGACCGGGACCGTGAGCGTGGCCGGCGGCACGTTGAGCCTGTACATGGAAAACGCACGGAGCGAGGTCATCACTTGGACGGGCGGCGGCGTCACTTGGAGCGCCGGCAAGCAGTGGGAGTCCGGCGCGGCCCCCATCTCGTTCGCCCGCGGCGACAGCGTGGTGTTCGACGGAACCGCCGACGCGGCCCATGTGAACGACCGCAACATCACCATTGACGCCACGATGGTCACCGTGGCCGAAATGCGCGTGACGGGCACCGCGAACTACCGTTTCAACGGTGGCGGCATCGAGATTGACGCCACCAGCCAGACCGGCACCGAGTTTACCCCTGCCGGCGGCGGTTTTATAAAAGAGGGCGCGGGCACGGTGGTGTTTGAGAACGCGGCCAACAGTTTCACGGACGGGATGCGCGTGATGGACGGCACGGTCTTGTTCGCCAACACCGCCAACATCTTCGCGGACGGCATCGACCTTCGCGGCGGCATCGTCGCCTTCGACCGCGCGGAGCAGATTGACACCAGCGGCACAGCCATCGTGTTCACCGCCGGCGGTGCGCTTCAGGCGATGGCCGACATCGCCGCCCTGCCCAACAAGATCGAGGCCTTGCCCGGCGCGACCGGCACGCTGAACACGCAGGCATTCTCCGTGAAGCACACCGGTGCGCTGTCCGCGCCCGGAGAAACCGCCGTGCTCGTCAAGACCGGCGCGGGCCGGCTCGTGCTCGCGGGTGACAGCGCCGCCTACGCCGGCACCGTGAGGGTGGGGGAGGGGGCGATCCTCCTCAACGGCGGCGTGTTGGGCGGAAAAATCAACGTTGAGGCTGGCGCGGTCTTTGGCGGTGTCGGCCACGCGCCGAACGTCGTTGAAATTCTCGCCGGCGGCTCCGTCCGTGCCGGCGGCATCACTGGCGACGGCACCGAGCATCTGCGGATTGGAAATGTGATTTTGAACAACGGTGCCGCCCTCGCCGGCAGCGGCACCCTCACGGTTGACACGGAAATCGCCACCAGTGCCACCGCCGCGTTTAATATCACCAGCGGCGACCGGCTTGTTTTTTCCGGCAGCATCACCGGCACCGGCGTTTTGGAGAAACGCGGCAAGGGCATCTTCGTGCTCGGTGCCACCGCCGTCATCAGCGCCGACAGCATCATCATGAAAGAGGGCGAGTTGCACCTCTCCGGCGGCGTGCCCCTGCGCATCGCGCGTGCCCTCACCTTGGAAACCACTCTGGACGCCCTCTCGGACACCGCCGTGAAACTCCGCGCGCCCGCCGACGCGACCATCGAATTGCTTCCCGGCGCGGTGCTGACCAACCGCGGCGCCATCTACGTCGGACGGGCCGCCGGCGCGACCGACTTCAAGACGCTGACCGTCAACGGCGCCTACCATGGTGACGGCGGCGCGGTGGTGCTGCGCATCGCAGGCAACGGAAGCACCGTCGCTGACAAGCTGCAATTGAACGGAACCGTGTCGGGCACGACTTGGCTAAAACTCGACTACGTTTCCGGGACGGCGGCACCGCCGCTGACCGCTGCGGAAATCCAGACCATCACGCTGGTCGATGGCGGCGATTTCGACTCCGGCGCGGTTTTCCAGACCGGCGACTCTGGCGCGATCAGGGTGGCGGACGATCCTTATCTGTGGGGCTATGTCAAGTCCGCCACCGAGCACGGCTGGCGGACGACGCTCGATCCGGTGGCCCCGGCGCTCACGGGGCTGGACACCACGGCCCTGCTGATGGGCAAGGCGTCAATGGACGCGCTGAGCCGGAGGATTTCCTCGGCGCGGGGTGTTGAAAAGACAAACGATTCGGGCGGCATCTGGGTGAACGCACTTTATCGCTATGACAAAATAGACACCGGATTGTATCAAGGCGCGCGCGGCCATATAAAAGGCATGCAGGCCGGCGGCGAGTGGCGGGGCCACGGAGACACGGCGGGCGCGGCGGTCGGCGTGTTTGTTGATTATATTAACGCAAACATGGACCAGGCTGGCGGCGCGTCCGAAGCAGACACGGAGTCGGACGGCCTTGGCTTGTATGCCAGCGTCACCGCCGGCAACTGGTATGCCGACGCGGTTTTCCGCCGTTCGCGCGAGGATTATCAGGTGCTGGTGCCGGGCGCGGCGGAGTTTTCCACCACCGGCCACAGCCGCGCCGTGTCGGCGGAGCTCGGGTATTTGATTGCCGGGCGGGAGAACGTCGTGCCCTTTGTCCAGACGGTCTGGCAGGATCATGATATTGAGGATGCGTCGGATTCGTTTGGCCGGGCCTACCGGATAAGCGGCGCCAACTCGTTAGAAGTGCGCGCAGGCGCCCGCACGGTGCACGAGTTTTCCTTTTGGAAAAACTGCCGGGGTTTCCTTTACGCCCAGGCCGCCGTTCTTTACGAGTGCAAGGGGAAGAGCCGGGTGCGCGTGGGGGATTATGTGTTCGACAGCGACCTCGCCGGTGTCGGCGGAATGGTGGATCTGGGCATGTCATTGCAGTTCGGAAAGCATATGCACATCGGTCTGTCCGGGGCGGCCGAGCTTTGTGAACAACGCAAAGGATACACGGCAAATCTCACCATCGGTTACACCTGGTAA